In Escherichia ruysiae, a genomic segment contains:
- a CDS encoding LutB/LldF family L-lactate oxidation iron-sulfur protein, with protein MSIKTSNTEFKTRIRQQIEDPIMRKAVANAQQRIGANRQKMVDELGHWEEWRDRAAQIRDHVLSNLDAYLYQLSEKVTQNGGHVYFAKTKEDATRYILQVAQRKNARKVVKSKSMVTEEIGVNHVLQDAGIQVIETDLGEYILQLDQDPPSHVVVPAIHKDRHQIRRVLHERLGYDGPETPEAMTLFIRQKIREDFLSAEIGITGCNFAVAETGSVCLVTNEGNARMCTTLPKTHIAVMGMERIAPTFAEVDVLITMLARSAVGARLTGYNTWLTGPREAGHVDGPEEFHLVIVDNGRSEVLASEFRDVLRCIRCGACMNTCPAYRHIGGHGYGSIYPGPIGAVISPLLGGYKDFKDLPYACSLCTACDSVCPVRIPLSKLILRHRRVMAEKGITAKAEQRAIKMFAYANSHPGLWKVGMMAGAHAASWFINGGKTPLRIGAISDWMEARDLPEADGESFRSWFKKHQAQEKKNG; from the coding sequence ATGTCGATCAAAACCAGTAATACAGAATTTAAGACACGCATCCGTCAGCAAATTGAAGATCCGATCATGCGCAAAGCGGTGGCAAATGCGCAGCAGCGTATTGGTGCAAATCGGCAAAAAATGGTTGATGAACTAGGGCACTGGGAGGAGTGGCGCGATCGCGCTGCCCAGATACGTGATCATGTTCTGAGTAATCTTGACGCTTATTTGTACCAGCTCTCAGAAAAAGTGACGCAAAACGGCGGTCACGTCTATTTTGCAAAAACCAAAGAAGACGCTACCCGCTACATTTTACAGGTCGCCCAGCGTAAAAATGCGCGGAAAGTGGTGAAGTCGAAATCAATGGTGACCGAAGAAATTGGCGTCAACCATGTGTTGCAGGATGCTGGCATTCAGGTGATTGAAACCGATCTGGGGGAATACATTCTGCAGTTGGATCAAGATCCGCCATCTCATGTTGTGGTTCCGGCTATTCATAAAGATCGCCACCAGATCCGCCGGGTGCTACACGAACGCCTGGGTTATGATGGCCCGGAAACGCCTGAAGCGATGACCTTATTCATTCGCCAAAAGATCCGCGAAGATTTCCTCAGTGCTGAAATCGGTATTACCGGCTGTAATTTCGCGGTGGCAGAAACCGGTTCGGTATGTCTGGTGACTAATGAAGGTAATGCGCGAATGTGTACCACGCTGCCTAAAACGCACATTGCGGTGATGGGTATGGAGCGTATCGCCCCCACGTTTGCCGAGGTAGACGTATTGATCACCATGCTGGCGCGCAGTGCCGTTGGTGCGCGTTTGACGGGATACAACACCTGGCTGACAGGACCGCGCGAAGCAGGACACGTTGATGGCCCTGAAGAGTTTCATCTGGTTATTGTTGATAACGGACGCTCCGAGGTGCTGGCCTCTGAATTTCGTGATGTGCTGCGCTGTATTCGCTGCGGAGCCTGTATGAATACCTGCCCGGCATATCGCCATATTGGCGGTCACGGATATGGCTCTATTTACCCAGGACCAATTGGCGCGGTGATTTCTCCATTGCTTGGCGGCTATAAAGATTTTAAAGATTTGCCTTACGCCTGCTCTTTATGCACGGCCTGTGACAGCGTTTGTCCGGTGCGTATTCCTCTGTCGAAACTGATTTTACGCCATCGTCGGGTGATGGCTGAAAAAGGAATCACCGCAAAAGCAGAGCAACGGGCGATCAAAATGTTTGCTTATGCCAATAGTCATCCGGGATTGTGGAAAGTCGGAATGATGGCTGGCGCCCATGCGGCAAGCTGGTTTATCAATGGCGGCAAAACACCGCTCAGGATCGGCGCAATTAGCGACTGGATGGAAGCACGCGATCTTCCTGAAGCTGACGGAGAGAGTTTTCGTAGCTGGTTTAAGAAACATCAGGCGCAGGAGAAAAAGAATGGATAA
- a CDS encoding NAD(P)-dependent alcohol dehydrogenase → MKTIGYAALSSDAKLVPYHFKRRELRDNDIAIEILYCGVCHSDLHTVNGDWGPQPYPLIPGHEIVGIVRAVGQGVKKYQVGDHVAVGCMVDSCMHCDQCEQGEEQYCRHGMTPTYGAKDRISGEITQGGYSKHIVVREEFVLRIPENMDLAKTAPILCAGITTFSPLRTWNVGPGSRVGVIGLGGLGHMAVKLAVAMGADVTVISRTKSKEADAKLLGAKGILPSSDPEALQMSACAFDLIIDTVPVKHDLNIYTPLLDIDGSLVIVGQVGPMEEPSTIPLIMGRRRVAGSLIGGIAETQEVLDFCAKHNIYPECEMINIDQINDAFTRLAKGDMAHRFVIDMASLNAE, encoded by the coding sequence ATGAAAACTATCGGTTATGCCGCACTCTCTTCCGATGCAAAACTGGTTCCTTATCATTTTAAACGTCGTGAGTTACGGGACAATGATATTGCCATCGAAATTCTTTATTGTGGCGTTTGTCACTCAGATTTACATACAGTTAATGGTGACTGGGGGCCTCAGCCTTATCCGTTAATTCCGGGGCACGAAATTGTCGGTATCGTGAGAGCAGTGGGGCAGGGGGTTAAAAAATATCAAGTAGGCGATCATGTTGCCGTTGGCTGTATGGTCGATAGCTGTATGCATTGCGACCAGTGTGAACAAGGTGAAGAACAGTATTGCCGCCACGGGATGACGCCAACCTACGGTGCTAAGGATCGGATTAGCGGCGAAATTACTCAGGGAGGCTACTCCAAACATATTGTAGTACGTGAAGAATTTGTACTGCGGATCCCTGAAAATATGGATTTAGCCAAAACTGCGCCGATTCTCTGTGCCGGAATTACCACGTTCTCACCATTACGTACCTGGAATGTTGGCCCAGGCAGCCGTGTTGGCGTTATTGGGTTAGGCGGTTTAGGTCATATGGCTGTAAAACTGGCTGTCGCGATGGGGGCTGACGTTACTGTGATTAGCCGGACTAAAAGCAAAGAAGCAGACGCAAAATTGCTCGGTGCAAAAGGCATTCTGCCGTCTTCAGACCCAGAGGCATTACAGATGTCAGCCTGTGCATTCGATTTGATTATCGATACAGTTCCCGTTAAACATGACCTGAATATCTACACCCCATTGTTAGATATTGATGGTTCATTAGTTATTGTTGGACAGGTTGGACCAATGGAAGAACCGTCAACAATTCCTCTGATTATGGGGCGTCGCCGTGTTGCTGGCTCACTCATCGGCGGTATTGCAGAAACACAGGAAGTGCTGGATTTCTGTGCGAAGCATAATATTTATCCCGAATGTGAAATGATCAATATTGATCAAATAAACGATGCTTTTACTCGCCTTGCAAAAGGGGATATGGCACATCGTTTTGTTATTGACATGGCTTCACTGAATGCTGAGTAA
- a CDS encoding LysR family transcriptional regulator: MARENLNDLMAFIVVAREKSFTRAAAQLGISQSALSHSMRTLESRLGMKLLTRTTRSISLTDVGQSMLDELGPYIDGIQGTLQQLKDLNKKPAGTVRISTSDYAIRSVIWPKLEPLLKEYPDINLELIDDYTLTDIVSGRFDAGTRLGEQISSGMISVRIGPDVRFAVVGSPAYFSQHPYPKHPDDLISHNCINLRFPTHGNLYAWEFEKEGKSLNVKVSGQLVFSRIYQNLQAALEGYGLAHVPRDIAEKYIASGELISVLEDWCPYWDGYYIYYPENRNHSKAFQLVVDALRHHKKN; encoded by the coding sequence GTGGCACGAGAAAATCTTAATGATTTAATGGCATTCATCGTTGTTGCGCGTGAAAAGAGTTTCACCAGGGCTGCTGCTCAATTGGGGATATCACAATCAGCTTTGAGTCACAGTATGCGCACCCTTGAATCTCGTCTGGGTATGAAACTCCTCACTCGCACCACCCGCAGCATATCGCTGACGGATGTAGGGCAATCAATGCTTGATGAGCTGGGGCCTTATATTGATGGGATTCAGGGAACATTGCAGCAACTAAAAGATCTCAACAAGAAGCCTGCTGGAACCGTTCGAATATCCACATCTGATTACGCTATCAGGTCTGTCATCTGGCCAAAACTTGAGCCATTACTAAAAGAATATCCGGATATAAATCTGGAATTAATTGATGATTATACTTTAACGGATATTGTATCCGGCCGATTCGATGCAGGAACGCGCCTGGGAGAACAGATATCCAGCGGTATGATCTCTGTACGTATTGGTCCCGACGTGCGCTTTGCTGTTGTCGGTTCGCCAGCATATTTTTCTCAACACCCTTATCCAAAGCATCCAGATGACCTTATTAGTCATAACTGCATTAATCTTCGTTTTCCAACGCATGGCAATCTGTATGCGTGGGAGTTTGAAAAAGAAGGAAAAAGCCTGAATGTCAAAGTCAGCGGTCAACTGGTGTTTAGCCGTATCTATCAAAATTTGCAGGCGGCGTTAGAGGGCTACGGCCTGGCGCATGTTCCACGCGATATTGCGGAAAAATACATCGCCAGCGGCGAACTGATCAGTGTACTTGAAGACTGGTGTCCTTATTGGGATGGTTATTATATTTATTACCCGGAAAACAGAAATCACTCAAAAGCATTCCAGCTGGTTGTTGATGCGCTACGCCATCATAAAAAAAACTGA
- the rclB gene encoding reactive chlorine resistance periplasmic protein RclB: MFKKTVLFAMLLSGVMAFSTNADDKIVLKHVSVSSVSTSPTVLEDAIADIARKHDASSWKITSMRIDNNSTATAVLYK, encoded by the coding sequence ATGTTTAAAAAAACTGTTTTATTTGCAATGCTATTATCTGGTGTTATGGCTTTTTCCACCAATGCAGATGACAAAATAGTTCTGAAACATGTCAGCGTCTCGTCAGTATCAACATCACCGACAGTTCTGGAGGATGCCATTGCTGATATCGCCAGAAAACATGACGCATCATCATGGAAAATTACCTCCATGCGGATTGATAACAACTCAACCGCGACGGCAGTATTGTATAAATAA
- a CDS encoding L-lactate permease: MHGYLMFAIALSPLLLMVFLILKLKIPVHYSVLISLAFTAALSVLFWDMPIQNLKASVGYGALKGLWPIVIVILGAIFSYNVMQATKALDILRDILASISEDKRIQVLLISWCFGGFLEAAAGYGTAVAIPIGILIALGFNPLKAAIASLVANTVPTAFGAVGIPVSILAEQVNLSVYTLGGTIILQLAIFNLLLPFVIICIIGGGVKAIRGVFLITLLCGIATLIPQYFVAVHLGAELPAFAGSLASLFAVAIASRLRKGEVDPEWRIEASHTREMAPRSAKVLFRVGSIYLFIFVFILLCSPLFPTIKAAASQLASVLHFSLVDGGTLALKIEWLTTPGMLIIFATILGGFIQGASARGMLEVFIKTVFQLKNSIIAIMAIVAMATVMDLSGIISTLARSIVDLTGSSYVFLAPVIGALGTFVTGSDTNSNILFGKLQTIAASKLHIDPNWLAAANTSGATGGKMISPQSIAIAVSATKMEGQANQIMSGTMKYCCAYIAILGLKVGLFYFWFMR; this comes from the coding sequence ATGCACGGATATTTAATGTTTGCTATTGCACTCTCACCTTTGCTCCTTATGGTATTTTTGATTCTGAAACTGAAGATACCTGTTCATTATTCAGTTCTGATATCACTGGCATTTACAGCGGCTTTATCTGTCCTGTTCTGGGACATGCCAATACAGAATCTGAAAGCCTCAGTGGGTTATGGCGCACTCAAAGGATTATGGCCGATCGTGATTGTGATCCTCGGTGCAATATTCAGTTATAACGTCATGCAGGCAACCAAAGCTCTGGATATTCTCCGCGATATTCTCGCCAGTATTAGCGAAGATAAGCGTATCCAGGTGCTCCTTATTTCATGGTGTTTTGGTGGTTTTCTTGAGGCTGCTGCCGGCTACGGTACTGCGGTCGCCATTCCTATTGGTATCCTCATCGCGTTGGGATTCAACCCACTGAAAGCCGCAATTGCTTCACTGGTTGCCAATACGGTGCCTACAGCGTTTGGGGCGGTAGGTATTCCGGTTTCAATCCTCGCCGAGCAGGTTAATCTGTCTGTTTACACCTTAGGTGGCACAATTATTCTACAATTAGCGATTTTTAATCTCCTGCTGCCCTTTGTCATTATTTGTATTATTGGCGGCGGCGTGAAAGCGATTCGCGGCGTATTCCTTATCACACTGCTATGTGGCATCGCGACACTTATTCCGCAATACTTTGTTGCCGTCCATCTTGGTGCCGAATTGCCCGCTTTTGCTGGCAGCCTGGCTAGCCTTTTCGCTGTCGCAATTGCCAGCCGTCTGCGCAAAGGTGAAGTAGACCCAGAGTGGCGTATTGAAGCCAGCCATACCCGTGAAATGGCACCACGTTCGGCAAAGGTGCTGTTCCGGGTCGGTTCTATTTACCTGTTTATTTTTGTCTTTATTCTGCTGTGCTCACCGTTATTCCCAACGATAAAAGCAGCAGCATCTCAGCTGGCTTCAGTGCTGCATTTTTCACTGGTCGATGGCGGAACATTAGCATTAAAAATAGAATGGCTCACAACGCCTGGAATGTTGATTATCTTTGCAACTATTCTCGGCGGTTTTATTCAGGGGGCATCAGCACGCGGTATGCTGGAAGTATTTATCAAAACCGTATTCCAGCTTAAAAATTCTATTATTGCGATTATGGCCATTGTCGCCATGGCAACAGTTATGGATCTCAGCGGCATTATTTCTACGCTGGCACGGTCAATTGTCGATCTCACCGGAAGTTCATACGTCTTTCTCGCGCCGGTCATTGGTGCGCTGGGTACTTTTGTCACCGGCAGCGACACTAACTCGAATATTTTGTTTGGCAAACTACAAACTATTGCAGCCAGCAAGCTGCATATCGATCCCAATTGGCTGGCGGCGGCAAATACTTCCGGTGCCACGGGTGGGAAAATGATTTCACCGCAAAGTATTGCCATTGCCGTTTCTGCCACAAAAATGGAAGGGCAAGCCAATCAAATAATGTCTGGCACCATGAAATACTGCTGTGCTTACATCGCAATACTTGGCTTAAAAGTAGGTCTCTTTTATTTCTGGTTTATGCGATAA
- a CDS encoding (Fe-S)-binding protein, protein MNVNFFVTCIGDALKSRMARDSVLLLEKLGCRVNFPEKQGCCGQPAINSGYIKEAIPGMKNLIAALEDNDDPIISPAGSCTYAVKSYPTYLADEPEWALRAEKVAARMQDLTSFIVNKLGVVDVGASLQGRAVYHPSCSLSRKLGVKDEPLTLLKNVRGLELLPFAEQDTCCGFGGTFSVKMAEISGEMVKEKVSHLMEVRPEYLIGADVSCLLNISGRLQREGQKVKVMHIAEVLMSR, encoded by the coding sequence GTGAATGTAAATTTCTTTGTTACCTGTATTGGTGATGCACTGAAATCAAGGATGGCACGAGACTCCGTGCTGCTACTGGAAAAACTCGGCTGTCGCGTAAATTTCCCGGAGAAACAGGGATGCTGCGGTCAGCCTGCGATCAATAGTGGTTATATCAAAGAAGCGATTCCGGGGATGAAAAATCTGATCGCTGCACTGGAGGATAACGACGATCCCATTATTTCACCTGCTGGTTCCTGCACCTATGCCGTAAAAAGTTACCCGACGTATCTGGCGGATGAACCTGAATGGGCATTACGTGCCGAAAAGGTTGCCGCGCGTATGCAGGATCTCACCTCTTTTATTGTTAATAAATTAGGGGTAGTGGATGTCGGCGCCAGCTTGCAGGGGAGAGCGGTGTATCACCCATCTTGCAGCCTGTCCCGTAAGCTGGGGGTGAAGGACGAGCCACTTACGCTGCTGAAAAATGTACGCGGACTGGAGCTGTTGCCCTTTGCCGAACAGGACACTTGCTGCGGGTTTGGCGGCACGTTCTCGGTCAAAATGGCCGAAATATCCGGCGAGATGGTGAAAGAAAAGGTTTCGCACCTGATGGAAGTCCGCCCTGAGTATTTAATTGGCGCTGACGTGAGTTGCCTGCTGAACATTAGTGGGCGATTACAACGTGAAGGGCAGAAAGTCAAAGTGATGCATATTGCTGAAGTGCTGATGAGCCGCTGA
- the rclR gene encoding reactive chlorine-specific transcriptional regulator RclR yields MDALSRLLMLNAPQGTIDKNCELGSDWQLPHVAGELSVIRWHVLTQGAAKLEMPAGQTFTLRPGNVVLLPQNSAHRLSHIENESTCIVCGTLRLQRSARYFLTSLPEALFLAPESDSVEFNWLREAIPFLQQESRAAMPGADALCSQVCATLFTLAVRGWIVQANTEKNILSLLLHPRLGAVIQQMLEIPGHPWTVESLASIVHMSRASFAQLFRDVSGTTPLAVLTKLRLQIAAQRFSRETLPVVVIAESVGYASESSFHKAFVREFGCTPGEYRERVRQLQEVIL; encoded by the coding sequence ATGGATGCCCTTAGCCGTTTGTTGATGCTTAACGCTCCACAAGGAACGATCGATAAAAATTGCGAGTTAGGAAGTGACTGGCAGCTTCCACATGTTGCGGGGGAACTATCGGTTATTCGTTGGCATGTGTTAACACAAGGTGCGGCGAAACTGGAAATGCCGGCGGGGCAGACCTTTACATTGCGCCCTGGGAATGTGGTTCTGCTACCACAAAACTCAGCTCATCGCCTGAGTCACATTGAAAATGAATCGACCTGTATCGTATGTGGCACTCTTCGGCTGCAACGTTCGGCGCGTTATTTTTTGACCTCTTTGCCGGAAGCTCTGTTTTTGGCACCGGAAAGTGACAGCGTGGAGTTTAACTGGCTGAGGGAGGCGATTCCTTTTTTACAACAGGAATCCAGAGCGGCAATGCCGGGAGCGGATGCTCTGTGTAGCCAGGTATGCGCCACACTCTTTACACTCGCCGTGCGTGGATGGATCGTACAGGCTAATACGGAGAAAAATATTCTCAGTTTGTTGCTTCATCCTCGCCTTGGCGCGGTGATTCAGCAAATGCTGGAAATACCTGGCCATCCCTGGACAGTCGAATCGCTGGCCAGCATCGTTCACATGTCCAGGGCAAGTTTTGCCCAACTTTTTCGTGATGTTTCTGGAACCACGCCACTGGCTGTATTAACAAAGTTGCGGCTACAAATAGCGGCTCAGCGGTTTTCCCGGGAAACGCTCCCCGTCGTGGTGATCGCTGAGTCAGTAGGCTATGCCAGTGAATCATCCTTTCACAAGGCTTTTGTTCGCGAGTTTGGCTGTACTCCAGGTGAATATCGGGAAAGAGTCAGACAGCTTCAGGAGGTTATCTTATAA
- the rclA gene encoding reactive chlorine resistance oxidoreductase RclA, which yields MNKYQAVIIGFGKAGKTLAVTLAKAGWRVALIEQSNAMYGGTCINIGCIPTKTLVHDAQQHTDFSRAMQRKDEVVKFLRNKNFHNLADMPNIDVIVGQAEFINNHILRIHRPEGNLEIHGEKIFINTGAQTVVPSIPGITTTPGVYDSTGLLNLKELPEHLGILGGGYIGIEFASMFANFGSKVTIFEAAPLFLPREDRDIADNIATILREQGVDIILNAHVQRISHDKNKVQVHTGHTQLAVDVLLIASGRQPATASLKPENAGVAVNERGAIVVDKRLHTTADNIWAMGDVTGGLQFTYISLDDYRIVRDELLGEGKRSTDDRKNVPYSVFMTPPLSRVGMTEEQARESGADIQVVTLPVAAIPRARVMNDTRGVLKAIIDNKTQRILGASLLCVDSHEMINIVKMAMDAGLPYSILRDQIFTHPSMSESLNDLFSLVK from the coding sequence ATGAATAAATATCAGGCAGTTATTATTGGTTTTGGTAAGGCAGGAAAAACATTAGCCGTCACGCTGGCTAAAGCGGGTTGGCGTGTGGCTCTCATCGAACAATCGAATGCAATGTATGGCGGGACATGTATTAATATCGGCTGCATCCCAACCAAAACATTGGTTCATGACGCACAACAGCACACAGATTTTTCCCGTGCCATGCAGCGTAAAGATGAGGTCGTCAAATTCTTACGCAATAAGAATTTCCATAATCTTGCGGATATGCCCAATATCGACGTGATCGTCGGGCAAGCGGAGTTTATCAATAATCATATTCTGCGTATTCATCGACCAGAGGGAAATCTGGAGATTCACGGTGAGAAAATTTTTATTAATACCGGCGCACAAACTGTGGTTCCATCAATTCCAGGAATAACCACGACGCCAGGCGTCTATGACAGTACCGGATTACTTAACCTGAAGGAATTACCCGAACATTTAGGTATTTTGGGCGGGGGATATATTGGCATTGAGTTCGCCTCTATGTTCGCTAATTTTGGCAGTAAGGTGACTATTTTCGAAGCAGCGCCTCTGTTTTTGCCTCGGGAAGATCGGGACATTGCTGATAATATCGCGACTATTTTACGCGAGCAGGGAGTGGATATTATCCTCAACGCCCATGTGCAGCGTATCAGCCACGATAAAAATAAAGTACAAGTGCATACCGGACACACTCAACTGGCGGTGGATGTCCTGTTAATTGCTTCCGGTCGCCAGCCTGCTACCGCCTCGTTAAAACCAGAAAATGCCGGGGTTGCGGTGAACGAGCGCGGGGCAATTGTCGTTGACAAGCGATTACATACCACCGCAGACAATATTTGGGCGATGGGAGATGTTACCGGCGGGCTGCAGTTTACTTATATTTCACTGGATGATTACCGCATTGTGCGCGATGAGTTACTGGGAGAAGGCAAACGTAGTACTGATGATCGGAAAAATGTGCCTTATTCCGTATTCATGACTCCTCCACTGTCTCGGGTTGGTATGACAGAAGAACAAGCCAGAGAGAGTGGTGCAGATATTCAGGTGGTTACATTGCCTGTAGCGGCAATTCCGCGCGCCAGAGTGATGAACGATACCCGTGGGGTATTAAAAGCGATTATCGATAATAAAACCCAACGTATATTAGGGGCATCACTGCTATGTGTTGACTCCCACGAGATGATCAATATTGTGAAAATGGCGATGGATGCCGGGCTGCCTTATAGCATATTACGCGATCAGATATTTACTCATCCGTCGATGAGCGAATCACTCAATGATCTATTTTCATTAGTCAAATAA
- a CDS encoding aldo/keto reductase has product MVFSVLSNNLKMPMIGFGVFQVTDKEECKQSVLSAIRTGYRLIDTAAVYGNEDAVGEAVREAISEGLCTREELFITSKLWVQDMVNQDTAKAGIEASLKKSGLEYFDLYLLHQAMRDYFSAWRALEAAYDEGKLKAIGVSNFYPHVLANFCETVRIKPMVNQVELHPYFAQPEALATMKHYNVQPEAWAPLGGGRHKPFENRMLQSIADAHQKTISQVILRWNIQRGVVVIPKSTHQQRIEENFAIWDFSLTEAEMEQISSLDLGYVGESVKHFNPEFVRGCLGVKIHD; this is encoded by the coding sequence GTGGTGTTTTCTGTATTAAGCAACAACCTAAAAATGCCAATGATAGGGTTTGGGGTTTTTCAGGTTACCGATAAAGAAGAGTGTAAACAGTCAGTGTTAAGTGCTATCCGAACCGGGTATCGTCTTATCGACACGGCTGCGGTATACGGTAATGAAGATGCCGTCGGTGAAGCTGTTCGTGAGGCCATTTCGGAAGGTCTTTGTACCCGTGAGGAGTTATTTATTACGTCAAAACTGTGGGTGCAGGATATGGTTAATCAGGATACAGCAAAAGCAGGAATTGAAGCATCGTTAAAAAAATCGGGACTTGAATATTTTGACCTCTATTTATTGCACCAGGCGATGCGCGATTATTTCAGTGCGTGGCGAGCCCTGGAAGCCGCTTATGATGAAGGCAAACTGAAAGCGATTGGTGTTTCCAATTTCTATCCTCATGTATTAGCAAACTTTTGTGAAACAGTCAGAATAAAACCAATGGTGAACCAGGTTGAGCTGCATCCCTATTTTGCACAACCAGAGGCGCTGGCAACCATGAAACACTATAATGTGCAACCTGAAGCCTGGGCTCCATTAGGCGGCGGAAGACATAAGCCGTTTGAAAACAGAATGCTTCAGAGTATTGCTGATGCCCACCAAAAAACGATTTCTCAGGTGATATTGCGCTGGAATATTCAACGTGGCGTGGTTGTTATCCCAAAATCAACTCATCAACAGCGTATTGAAGAGAACTTCGCCATCTGGGATTTTTCACTGACAGAGGCAGAAATGGAGCAAATTAGTTCGCTTGATTTAGGCTATGTTGGTGAATCCGTAAAACATTTTAATCCTGAATTTGTTCGTGGTTGTCTTGGCGTAAAAATACATGACTGA
- a CDS encoding LutC/YkgG family protein: MDNRSEFLNNVAQALGRPLRREPQAEDAPLNNYANERLTELNQQQHCDAFIQFASDVMLTRCELTSEAQAAEAALRLCKELGDQSVVVSGDKRLEELGISGRLQQECNAAVWDPAKGVENIALAEQAKVGVVYAEYGLTESGGVVLFSAAERGRSLSLLPESSIFILRKSTILPRVAQLAEKLHQKAQAGERMPSCINIISGPSSTADIELIKVVGVHGPVKAVYLIIEDC, encoded by the coding sequence ATGGATAATCGGAGCGAATTTTTGAACAACGTTGCTCAGGCACTGGGGCGCCCGCTGCGACGTGAACCGCAAGCAGAAGATGCGCCGCTTAACAACTATGCTAACGAGCGGCTTACCGAACTTAATCAACAGCAGCACTGTGATGCGTTTATCCAGTTTGCCAGCGATGTCATGTTGACGCGTTGTGAACTGACCAGCGAGGCGCAGGCGGCAGAAGCGGCATTACGTTTGTGTAAAGAGCTGGGAGATCAGTCGGTCGTGGTGAGTGGCGACAAGCGACTGGAGGAGCTGGGGATCAGTGGACGTTTACAGCAGGAATGCAATGCCGCTGTTTGGGATCCGGCGAAAGGTGTCGAGAATATCGCTCTGGCGGAGCAGGCGAAAGTTGGCGTTGTGTATGCTGAATATGGCTTAACAGAGTCGGGAGGTGTGGTTCTTTTTTCCGCCGCTGAGCGCGGGCGTTCATTGAGTCTGCTACCTGAGTCCTCTATTTTTATCTTGCGTAAAAGCACTATTTTGCCCCGAGTGGCGCAGCTGGCAGAAAAATTGCACCAGAAAGCGCAGGCCGGTGAACGTATGCCATCCTGCATTAACATCATCAGTGGTCCCAGTTCAACAGCGGACATTGAGCTTATCAAAGTCGTTGGGGTTCACGGGCCGGTGAAGGCGGTGTACCTGATTATTGAGGATTGTTGA
- the rclC gene encoding reactive chlorine species resistance protein RclC — protein MEKYLHLLSRGDKIGLTLIRLSIAIVFMWIGLLKFVPYEADSITPFVANSPLMSFFYEHPEEYKQYLTHEGEYKPEARTWQIANNTYGFSNGLGVVEVMIALLVLANPVNRWLGLLGGLMSFATPLVTLSFLITTPEAWVPALGDAHHGFPYLSGAGRLVLKDTLMLAGAVMIMADSAREILKQRSNESCSDFKI, from the coding sequence ATGGAAAAATACCTGCACCTGTTAAGTCGGGGAGATAAAATTGGCCTGACATTGATTCGTCTGAGCATTGCGATTGTTTTTATGTGGATTGGGTTATTAAAGTTTGTCCCTTACGAGGCCGACAGCATTACACCATTCGTCGCGAACAGTCCGCTAATGTCGTTCTTCTATGAACATCCGGAAGAATATAAACAGTATCTGACTCACGAAGGCGAATATAAGCCGGAAGCCCGGACATGGCAAATTGCTAATAATACCTATGGTTTTTCCAATGGCCTTGGCGTCGTGGAGGTGATGATTGCTCTGCTGGTGTTAGCAAATCCTGTTAACCGGTGGTTGGGTTTATTGGGTGGATTAATGTCATTTGCCACACCGCTGGTAACACTCTCATTTTTAATCACCACTCCTGAAGCCTGGGTGCCTGCTCTGGGGGATGCTCATCATGGTTTTCCCTATTTATCCGGAGCCGGTCGTCTGGTGTTGAAAGATACCCTGATGCTGGCTGGCGCAGTCATGATAATGGCTGATTCGGCGCGGGAAATCCTTAAGCAACGAAGTAATGAGTCATGTTCAGATTTTAAAATTTAA